A stretch of Pelecanus crispus isolate bPelCri1 chromosome 3, bPelCri1.pri, whole genome shotgun sequence DNA encodes these proteins:
- the LOC104034083 gene encoding serine/threonine-protein kinase D3 isoform X2 — MYDKILLFRHDLNSDNILQRITSAEEIHEGDLVEVVLSALATVEDFQIRPHALYVHSYKAPTFCDYCGEMLWGLVRQGLKCEGCGLNYHKRCAFKIPNNCSGVRKRRLSNVSLPGAGLSVPRPAQAEYTSSASEEVLLQVAHNEYEGRCCPEPSKRIPSWSGRPIWMEKMVLCRVKVPHTFAVHSYTRPTICQYCKRLLKGLFRQGMQCKDCRFNCHKRCASKVPRDCLGEVTFNGEPASPGQDLDMPMEVDSSEMNSDGSRGLDDAEEPSPPEDKIFFMDPSDLDADKDEEAVKTISPSTSNNIPLMRVVQSIKHTKRKSSTMVKEGWMVHYTSRDNLRKRHYWRLDSKCLTLFQNESGTKYYKEIPLSEILQVTQPRDFSNVVQGSNPYCFEIITDTMVYFVGENNGSSHHSPVLAATGVGLDVAQGWEKAIRQALMPVTPQASVCTAAGQGKDHKELSLSISVSNCQVQENVDISSVYQIFADEVLGSGQFGIVYGGKHRKTGRDVAIKVIDKMRFPTKQESQLRNEVAILQNLHHPGIVNLECMFETPERVFVVMEKLHGDMLEMILSSEKSRLPERITKFMVTQILVALRNLHFKNIVHCDLKPENVLLASAEPFPQVKLCDFGFARIIGEKSFRRSVVGTPAYLAPEVLRSKGYNRSLDMWSVGVIVYVSLSGTFPFNEDEDINDQIQNAAFMYPPNPWKEISSEAIDLINNLLQVKMRKRFSVDKSLSHPWLQDYQTWLDLREFETRIGERYITHESDDARWKEHAYEHNLEYPQHFIMAPNPDDMEEDP; from the exons ATGTATGACAAAATTCTCCTCTTCCGTCATGACCTGAACTCAGATAATATTTTACAACGGATTACATCAGCAGAAGAGATACATGAGGGAGATCTTGTTGAGGTTGTACTCTCTG ctttggcTACAGTTGAAGATTTCCAGATTCGTCCTCATGCACTTTATGTGCATTCCTACAAGGCTCCTACTTTTTGTGACTACTGCGGAGAGATGCTTTGGGGTTTGGTACGACAAGGATTAAAATGTGAAG GTTGTGGGTTAAACTACCATAAGCGATGTGCCTTCAAGATTCCAAATAACTGCAGTGGAGTGAGAAAGAGGCGTCTGTCTAATGTCTCTTTACCAGGAGCAGGGCTTTCAGTTCCAAGACCAGCACAAGCTGAATACACATCCTCTGCCTCTGAAGAAGTAT TGCTGCAAGTGGCTCATAATGAGTATGAGGGA CGCTGCTGCCCGGAACCTAGTAAGAGGATTCCCTCCTGGAGTGGCCGTCCCATCTGGATGGAAAAGATGGTGCTTTGCAGAGTGAAGGTTCCGCACACCTTTGCTGTTCACTCTTACACTCGTCCCACCATATGCCAGTATTGCAAACGGCTGCTCAAGGGCCTTTTTCGCCAAGGAATGCAGTGTAAAg aCTGCAGATTCAACTGTCACAAACGCTGTGCATCTAAAGTACCTAGAGACTGTCTTGGAGAGGTGACTTTCAATGGAG AACCTGCTAGCCCAGGCCAGGACTTGGATATGCCAATGGAAGTTGACAGCAGTGAAATGAACAGTGATGGTAGTCGGGGTCTAGATGATGCTGAAGAGCCCTCTCCTCCAGAGGACAAAATCTTCTTTATGGATCCATCTGACCTTGATGCAGACAAAGACGAGGAAGCTGTCAAAACCATCAG TCCTTCAACAAGCAATAATATTCCTCTCATGAGAGTTGTACAGTCGATCAAGCACACAAAGAGGAAGAGCAGTACAATGGTGAAGGAAGGATGGATGGTCCACTATACTAGTAGAGACAATCTG agaaaaagacattattGGCGACTGGACAGCAAATGCCTCACGCTATTTCAAAATGAATCTGGAACAAAATATTACAAG gagaTTCCACTTTCAGAAATTCTCCAGGTGACTCAGCCTCGAGATTTTTCAAACGTGGTGCAGGGCAGCAACCCATACTGTTTTGAGATCATCACTGACACGATGGTGTACTTTGTTGGCGAAAACAATGGCAGCAGTCATCACAGTCCTGTTCTTGCTGCCACCGGAGTTGGACTTGACGTAGCTCAGGGCTGGGAGAAAGCCATTCGTCAGGCTTTGATGCCAGTCACTCCTCAAGCTAGCGTTTGCACTGCTGCAGGACAAGGAAAAGATCACA AAGAGTTATCTCTAAGCATCTCTGTTTCAAATTGCCAGGTCCAGGAGAATGTG GATATCAGCTCTGTGTACCAAATATTTGCTGATGAAGTGCTGGGTTCTGGTCAGTTTGGTATTGTATATGGAG GAAAACACAGGAAGACTGGAAGAGATGTGGCTATCAAAGTCATTGACAAGATGAGGTTTCCAACTAAACAGGAAAGTCAGCTTCGTAATGAAGTAGCCATTCTCCAG AATTTGCACCACCCTGGGATCGTGAACCTGGAATGTATGTTTGAAACCCCAGAACGGGTCTTTGTTGTGATGGAAAAGCTGCATGGGGATATGCTAGAGATGATTCTTTCTAGCGAGAAAAGTCGACTTCCAGAACGAATAACTAAGTTCATGGTCACTCAG ATACTTGTTGCTTTGAGGAATTTACACTTCAAGAATATTGTGCACTgtgatttaaaaccagaaaatgtacTACTAGCATCAGCAGAGCCATTCCCTCAA GTGAAGCTGTGTGATTTTGGCTTTGCACGTATCATTGGTGAAAAATCTTTCAGGCGCTCTGTGGTGGGGACACCTGCTTATCTTGCCCCTGAAGTGCTCAGGAGTAAAGGTTACAACCGCTCTCTAGACATGTGGTCAGTAGGAGTTATTGTCTATGTGAGCCTTAGTGGTACATTCCCATTTAATGAAGATGAGGATATAAATGATCAGATTCAAAATGCAGCGTTTATGTACCCACCAAATCCTTGGAAGGAAATTTCTAGTGAag CCATTGATTTAATAAACAATTTGCTTCAAGTGAAGATGAGAAAACGTTTCAGTGTTGACAAATCCCTTAGTCACCCGTGGTTACAG GATTATCAGACTTGGCTGGACCTCAGAGAATTTGAAACACGCATTGGAGAGCGTTACATTACCCATGAGAGTGATGATGCACGCTGGAAAGAACATGCTTATGAACACAACCTTGAGTACCCCCAGCATTTTATTATGGCTCCTAATCCAGATGACATGGAAGAAGACCCTTGA
- the LOC142593236 gene encoding LOW QUALITY PROTEIN: protein arginine methyltransferase NDUFAF7, mitochondrial-like (The sequence of the model RefSeq protein was modified relative to this genomic sequence to represent the inferred CDS: deleted 1 base in 1 codon), translating to VKVLVDIDPEVPDQLRFVLSPSSTPATENFIQVRLYPPEFILTSLLTFSHTLAASQVHIAEELFSFFQYHSNTVSLDAGDHVEVCPEAGVIIQRLACRIEKDGGAALVADYGHEGTKTDTFRGFRNHKLHDVLRAPGTADLTADVDFSYLRKMTQGRTTTLGPIKQREFLKNMGIDLRLQVLLQNSRDTATREQLLHSYDMLMNPKKMGDCFNFFALLPHHRLAHPDKKHKPESKSPLPPVAGFGELLLK from the exons GTGAAGGTGTTGGTTGATATAGATCCAGAAGTTCCTGACCAGCTGCGGTTTGTCCTGTCACCATCCAGCACCCCCGCGACAGAAAACTTTATTCAGGTAAGGTTATACCCGCCAGAGTTCATACTTACATCTTTACTGACTTTTTCACATACACTTGCTGCTTCTCA GGTGCACATAGCCGAAGAgctattttcattctttcagtaCCACAGTAATACAGTTTCACTTGATGCAG GAGATCATGTCGAAGTGTGTCCTGAGGCTGGTGTCATCATTCAGAGGCTCGCCTGTCGTATAGAAAAGGATGGC GGGGCTGCACTGGTTGCTGATTATGGTCATGAGGGAACCAAAACTGACACTTTCCGG ggtTTCCGGAATCACAAACTTCATGATGTGCTGAGAGCTCCAGGTACAGCAGACCTGACAGCAGATGTTGATTTCAGCTATCTTCGAAAGATGACACAGGGAAGAACAACCACATTAGGCCCCATAAAACAGCgggagtttttaaaaaacatgggCATTGACCTCCGATTGCAG gTGCTCTTGCAGAATTCACGTGACACAGCAACTCGTGAGCAGTTACTTCACAGCTATGATATGCTGATGAATCCCAAGAAGATGGGGGactgttttaacttttttgccTTGCTGCCTCACCACAGACTTGCACATCCTGACAAGAAACATAAGCCAGAATCAAAGTCTCCCTTACCACCTGTTGCTGGATTTGGTGAACTCCTACTGAAGTAA
- the LOC104034083 gene encoding serine/threonine-protein kinase D3 isoform X1 → MYDKILLFRHDLNSDNILQRITSAEEIHEGDLVEVVLSALATVEDFQIRPHALYVHSYKAPTFCDYCGEMLWGLVRQGLKCEGCGLNYHKRCAFKIPNNCSGVRKRRLSNVSLPGAGLSVPRPAQAEYTSSASEERCCPEPSKRIPSWSGRPIWMEKMVLCRVKVPHTFAVHSYTRPTICQYCKRLLKGLFRQGMQCKDCRFNCHKRCASKVPRDCLGEVTFNGEPASPGQDLDMPMEVDSSEMNSDGSRGLDDAEEPSPPEDKIFFMDPSDLDADKDEEAVKTISPSTSNNIPLMRVVQSIKHTKRKSSTMVKEGWMVHYTSRDNLRKRHYWRLDSKCLTLFQNESGTKYYKEIPLSEILQVTQPRDFSNVVQGSNPYCFEIITDTMVYFVGENNGSSHHSPVLAATGVGLDVAQGWEKAIRQALMPVTPQASVCTAAGQGKDHKELSLSISVSNCQVQENVDISSVYQIFADEVLGSGQFGIVYGGKHRKTGRDVAIKVIDKMRFPTKQESQLRNEVAILQNLHHPGIVNLECMFETPERVFVVMEKLHGDMLEMILSSEKSRLPERITKFMVTQILVALRNLHFKNIVHCDLKPENVLLASAEPFPQVKLCDFGFARIIGEKSFRRSVVGTPAYLAPEVLRSKGYNRSLDMWSVGVIVYVSLSGTFPFNEDEDINDQIQNAAFMYPPNPWKEISSEAIDLINNLLQVKMRKRFSVDKSLSHPWLQDYQTWLDLREFETRIGERYITHESDDARWKEHAYEHNLEYPQHFIMAPNPDDMEEDP, encoded by the exons ATGTATGACAAAATTCTCCTCTTCCGTCATGACCTGAACTCAGATAATATTTTACAACGGATTACATCAGCAGAAGAGATACATGAGGGAGATCTTGTTGAGGTTGTACTCTCTG ctttggcTACAGTTGAAGATTTCCAGATTCGTCCTCATGCACTTTATGTGCATTCCTACAAGGCTCCTACTTTTTGTGACTACTGCGGAGAGATGCTTTGGGGTTTGGTACGACAAGGATTAAAATGTGAAG GTTGTGGGTTAAACTACCATAAGCGATGTGCCTTCAAGATTCCAAATAACTGCAGTGGAGTGAGAAAGAGGCGTCTGTCTAATGTCTCTTTACCAGGAGCAGGGCTTTCAGTTCCAAGACCAGCACAAGCTGAATACACATCCTCTGCCTCTGAAGAA CGCTGCTGCCCGGAACCTAGTAAGAGGATTCCCTCCTGGAGTGGCCGTCCCATCTGGATGGAAAAGATGGTGCTTTGCAGAGTGAAGGTTCCGCACACCTTTGCTGTTCACTCTTACACTCGTCCCACCATATGCCAGTATTGCAAACGGCTGCTCAAGGGCCTTTTTCGCCAAGGAATGCAGTGTAAAg aCTGCAGATTCAACTGTCACAAACGCTGTGCATCTAAAGTACCTAGAGACTGTCTTGGAGAGGTGACTTTCAATGGAG AACCTGCTAGCCCAGGCCAGGACTTGGATATGCCAATGGAAGTTGACAGCAGTGAAATGAACAGTGATGGTAGTCGGGGTCTAGATGATGCTGAAGAGCCCTCTCCTCCAGAGGACAAAATCTTCTTTATGGATCCATCTGACCTTGATGCAGACAAAGACGAGGAAGCTGTCAAAACCATCAG TCCTTCAACAAGCAATAATATTCCTCTCATGAGAGTTGTACAGTCGATCAAGCACACAAAGAGGAAGAGCAGTACAATGGTGAAGGAAGGATGGATGGTCCACTATACTAGTAGAGACAATCTG agaaaaagacattattGGCGACTGGACAGCAAATGCCTCACGCTATTTCAAAATGAATCTGGAACAAAATATTACAAG gagaTTCCACTTTCAGAAATTCTCCAGGTGACTCAGCCTCGAGATTTTTCAAACGTGGTGCAGGGCAGCAACCCATACTGTTTTGAGATCATCACTGACACGATGGTGTACTTTGTTGGCGAAAACAATGGCAGCAGTCATCACAGTCCTGTTCTTGCTGCCACCGGAGTTGGACTTGACGTAGCTCAGGGCTGGGAGAAAGCCATTCGTCAGGCTTTGATGCCAGTCACTCCTCAAGCTAGCGTTTGCACTGCTGCAGGACAAGGAAAAGATCACA AAGAGTTATCTCTAAGCATCTCTGTTTCAAATTGCCAGGTCCAGGAGAATGTG GATATCAGCTCTGTGTACCAAATATTTGCTGATGAAGTGCTGGGTTCTGGTCAGTTTGGTATTGTATATGGAG GAAAACACAGGAAGACTGGAAGAGATGTGGCTATCAAAGTCATTGACAAGATGAGGTTTCCAACTAAACAGGAAAGTCAGCTTCGTAATGAAGTAGCCATTCTCCAG AATTTGCACCACCCTGGGATCGTGAACCTGGAATGTATGTTTGAAACCCCAGAACGGGTCTTTGTTGTGATGGAAAAGCTGCATGGGGATATGCTAGAGATGATTCTTTCTAGCGAGAAAAGTCGACTTCCAGAACGAATAACTAAGTTCATGGTCACTCAG ATACTTGTTGCTTTGAGGAATTTACACTTCAAGAATATTGTGCACTgtgatttaaaaccagaaaatgtacTACTAGCATCAGCAGAGCCATTCCCTCAA GTGAAGCTGTGTGATTTTGGCTTTGCACGTATCATTGGTGAAAAATCTTTCAGGCGCTCTGTGGTGGGGACACCTGCTTATCTTGCCCCTGAAGTGCTCAGGAGTAAAGGTTACAACCGCTCTCTAGACATGTGGTCAGTAGGAGTTATTGTCTATGTGAGCCTTAGTGGTACATTCCCATTTAATGAAGATGAGGATATAAATGATCAGATTCAAAATGCAGCGTTTATGTACCCACCAAATCCTTGGAAGGAAATTTCTAGTGAag CCATTGATTTAATAAACAATTTGCTTCAAGTGAAGATGAGAAAACGTTTCAGTGTTGACAAATCCCTTAGTCACCCGTGGTTACAG GATTATCAGACTTGGCTGGACCTCAGAGAATTTGAAACACGCATTGGAGAGCGTTACATTACCCATGAGAGTGATGATGCACGCTGGAAAGAACATGCTTATGAACACAACCTTGAGTACCCCCAGCATTTTATTATGGCTCCTAATCCAGATGACATGGAAGAAGACCCTTGA